One Stenotrophomonas maltophilia DNA window includes the following coding sequences:
- a CDS encoding class I SAM-dependent methyltransferase — protein sequence MSAFDTPTPASAAGQQWNAQDYAIDAGFVPLLGGAVSRLLDPRAGERILDLGCGDGVLSTELALSGAHIHGVDASPELVIAARARGVDAQVMDGHALSFDSEFDAVFSNAALHWMGNPDRVMEGVRRALRPGGRFVAEFGGHGNVATIIAAVQAARVAHGHGASAFQWYFPTADAYADRLRQHGFQVQLIECTPRPTALPTGVAGWLRVFAAPLLDDLPAEARATVREAATALLAELPRNAAGQPLADYVRLRVLARRR from the coding sequence ATGAGCGCCTTCGACACCCCCACCCCGGCCAGCGCCGCTGGCCAGCAGTGGAACGCCCAGGACTATGCGATCGATGCCGGCTTCGTGCCGCTGCTCGGCGGCGCGGTATCGCGCCTGCTCGACCCGCGCGCCGGTGAACGCATCCTCGACCTGGGCTGTGGAGATGGTGTGCTCAGCACCGAGCTGGCGCTCAGTGGCGCGCACATCCACGGCGTGGATGCCTCACCGGAACTGGTGATCGCCGCCCGCGCGCGTGGTGTCGATGCGCAGGTGATGGATGGCCACGCGCTGTCGTTCGACAGTGAGTTCGATGCGGTGTTCAGCAATGCGGCACTGCATTGGATGGGCAACCCCGACCGGGTGATGGAAGGTGTGCGCCGCGCACTGCGTCCCGGTGGCCGCTTCGTCGCCGAATTCGGCGGCCATGGCAACGTGGCCACGATCATTGCTGCGGTACAGGCTGCACGCGTAGCCCACGGCCACGGCGCCAGTGCCTTCCAGTGGTACTTCCCCACTGCCGATGCCTATGCCGACCGCCTGCGCCAGCATGGCTTCCAGGTGCAACTGATCGAGTGCACGCCGCGCCCGACCGCACTGCCGACCGGCGTGGCCGGCTGGCTGCGGGTATTCGCCGCACCGCTGCTGGACGACCTGCCGGCCGAGGCACGCGCTACCGTGCGCGAGGCAGCAACCGCGCTGCTGGCGGAGCTGCCGCGCAATGCCGCCGGCCAGCCGCTGGCCGACTACGTGCGGCTGCGCGTGCTCGCCCGCCGTCGCTGA
- the leuC gene encoding 3-isopropylmalate dehydratase large subunit, protein MTSAPRTLYDKLWDAHVVVPESDSAPAVLYIDLHLIHEVTSPQAFTELRERGLSPRRPDRTKATMDHSTPTLPAAADGTLPYASAASEAQVATLARNCAEHGIELFDMASDNRGIVHVIAPEQGFTQPGMTIVCGDSHTSTHGAFGSLAFGIGTSEVGHVLATQCLLQRKAKTFAITVDGPLAPGVGAKDVVLHIIGVIGVNGGTGHVIEFRGSTIEAMDMEQRMTLCNMSIEAGARAGMVAPDQVTFDFVAATPRGPKGADFDAAVTRWQQLRSDEGARFDSEVHIDAADIRPTLTWGTHPGTAIAVDAPIPAANDAAAQKGLDYMHFQAGKALAGTPVDVVFVGSCTNGRLSDMREVAQVLRGRRVAERVRMLVVPGSEIVKREAEAEGIHEIVRAAGAEWREPGCSMCIAMNGDLVAPGQLAVSTSNRNFEGRQGPGSRTLLASPMSAAWAAVNGHVADTRELFAQEVA, encoded by the coding sequence ATGACTTCCGCACCCCGCACCCTGTACGACAAACTGTGGGACGCCCACGTGGTGGTTCCCGAATCCGACAGCGCGCCCGCCGTGCTGTACATCGACCTGCACCTGATCCACGAGGTAACCTCGCCGCAGGCGTTCACCGAGCTGCGCGAACGCGGCCTGTCACCGCGCAGGCCGGACCGCACCAAAGCGACGATGGACCACTCCACGCCGACCCTGCCGGCCGCCGCCGACGGAACGCTGCCCTACGCCAGCGCCGCCTCCGAGGCACAGGTCGCCACGCTGGCACGCAACTGCGCCGAGCACGGCATCGAGCTGTTCGACATGGCTTCGGACAACCGCGGCATCGTCCACGTGATCGCGCCGGAACAGGGCTTCACCCAGCCCGGCATGACCATCGTCTGTGGCGACAGCCACACCTCCACCCATGGTGCCTTCGGCTCGCTGGCGTTCGGCATCGGCACCAGCGAAGTCGGCCACGTGCTGGCTACGCAATGCCTGCTGCAGCGCAAGGCGAAGACCTTCGCGATCACCGTCGACGGCCCGCTGGCGCCGGGCGTCGGCGCCAAGGACGTGGTCCTGCATATCATCGGCGTGATCGGCGTCAACGGTGGTACCGGCCATGTCATCGAGTTCCGTGGCAGCACCATCGAAGCGATGGACATGGAACAGCGCATGACCCTGTGCAACATGTCGATCGAAGCGGGCGCGCGCGCCGGCATGGTCGCTCCCGACCAGGTCACCTTCGACTTCGTCGCCGCTACGCCGCGCGGGCCCAAGGGGGCCGATTTCGATGCTGCAGTGACGCGCTGGCAGCAGCTGCGCAGCGATGAGGGCGCGCGCTTCGACAGCGAAGTACACATCGACGCTGCCGACATCCGCCCGACCCTGACCTGGGGCACCCACCCGGGCACCGCCATCGCGGTGGATGCGCCAATTCCCGCGGCCAACGACGCCGCCGCACAGAAGGGCCTGGACTACATGCATTTCCAGGCCGGCAAGGCGCTGGCCGGAACACCGGTGGACGTGGTGTTCGTCGGTTCGTGCACCAACGGCCGCCTGAGCGACATGCGCGAAGTGGCGCAGGTGCTGCGCGGCCGTCGCGTCGCCGAGCGGGTACGCATGCTGGTGGTGCCGGGCTCGGAGATCGTCAAGCGCGAGGCCGAGGCCGAGGGCATCCACGAGATCGTGCGCGCGGCCGGTGCCGAGTGGCGCGAGCCGGGCTGCTCGATGTGCATTGCCATGAACGGCGATCTGGTCGCACCCGGCCAGTTGGCCGTGAGCACCAGCAACCGCAACTTCGAGGGCCGCCAGGGCCCCGGTTCGCGCACGCTGCTGGCCTCGCCGATGAGCGCGGCGTGGGCCGCGGTGAACGGGCACGTTGCCGATACCCGCGAACTGTTCGCACAGGAGGTGGCGTGA
- a CDS encoding 2-isopropylmalate synthase codes for MTTIERITTPRIRIFDTTLRDGEQSPGCSMSPPQKLVMARALDELGVDIIETGFPASSQSDREAMALIGRELRRPSLALAVLSRCLQADIETSARALEAAANPRLHVFLSTSPLHREHKLRMTREQVLESVRKHVSLARSYIDDVEFSAEDATRTELDYLIEVARVAIAAGATTINLPDTVGFTTPEEIRAMFQQVIAGVADVPNAANVIFSAHCHNDLGLAVANSLAAIEGGARQVECTINGIGERAGNCSLEEIAMVLKVRQAFYEQDSSINTPRIVGTSQLLQRLVGMPVQRNKAIVGANAFAHESGIHQHGMLRHRGTYEIMRPEDVGWEDSQMVLGRHSGRAAVEARLRALGFWLDEDELKLVFEQFKGLCEQQRVVTDADLQTLMQGGSNAQGYRLASMTISDVGSRANALVELSDPDGNRVAETAQGDGPVDALFGALSAATGVQLMLDSYHVHSVGIGADARGEANLSVRHEGVEYDGTGTSKDIIEASALAWLDVANRLLRQRQAAAHSSTDVATPATA; via the coding sequence GTGACCACCATCGAACGAATTACCACCCCGCGCATCCGCATCTTCGACACCACCCTGCGTGACGGCGAGCAGTCCCCCGGCTGCAGCATGAGCCCGCCGCAGAAACTGGTGATGGCGCGTGCGCTGGACGAACTGGGCGTGGACATCATCGAGACCGGCTTCCCGGCCAGCTCGCAGTCCGACCGCGAGGCGATGGCACTGATCGGCCGCGAACTGCGCCGCCCGAGCCTGGCCCTGGCGGTGCTGTCGCGCTGCCTGCAGGCGGACATCGAAACCTCGGCACGTGCACTGGAAGCCGCGGCCAACCCGCGCCTGCACGTTTTCCTGTCGACCAGCCCGCTGCACCGCGAGCACAAGCTGCGGATGACCCGCGAGCAGGTGCTGGAGTCGGTACGCAAGCATGTATCGCTGGCCCGCTCGTACATCGACGATGTCGAGTTCTCGGCCGAGGATGCCACCCGCACCGAGCTGGACTACCTGATCGAAGTCGCGCGCGTGGCCATTGCCGCCGGCGCCACCACCATCAACCTGCCCGACACCGTCGGCTTCACCACGCCGGAAGAGATCCGCGCGATGTTCCAGCAGGTCATCGCCGGCGTCGCCGACGTGCCGAATGCCGCCAATGTGATCTTCAGCGCGCACTGCCACAACGACCTGGGCCTGGCCGTGGCCAACTCGCTGGCCGCCATCGAAGGCGGCGCGCGCCAGGTCGAGTGCACCATCAACGGCATCGGCGAACGCGCCGGCAACTGCTCGCTGGAAGAGATCGCGATGGTGCTGAAGGTGCGCCAGGCCTTCTACGAGCAGGACAGTTCCATCAACACCCCGCGCATCGTCGGCACCTCGCAGCTGCTGCAGCGCCTGGTCGGCATGCCGGTACAGCGCAACAAGGCCATCGTCGGTGCCAATGCCTTCGCCCACGAATCGGGCATCCACCAGCACGGCATGCTGCGCCATCGCGGCACCTACGAAATCATGCGTCCGGAAGACGTGGGCTGGGAAGACTCGCAGATGGTGCTGGGCCGCCACAGTGGCCGCGCTGCCGTCGAAGCACGCCTGCGTGCGCTGGGCTTCTGGCTGGACGAAGACGAGCTGAAGCTGGTGTTCGAGCAGTTCAAGGGCCTGTGCGAGCAGCAGCGCGTGGTCACCGATGCCGACCTGCAGACGCTGATGCAGGGCGGCTCCAATGCACAGGGCTATCGACTGGCGTCGATGACCATCAGCGACGTCGGCAGCCGCGCGAATGCGCTGGTGGAACTGTCCGACCCGGACGGCAACCGCGTAGCCGAGACCGCGCAGGGCGACGGCCCTGTCGATGCGCTGTTCGGCGCGCTGTCGGCTGCCACCGGCGTGCAGCTGATGCTGGACAGCTACCACGTGCACAGCGTCGGCATCGGCGCCGATGCGCGCGGCGAAGCCAATCTGAGCGTGCGCCACGAAGGCGTGGAGTACGACGGCACCGGCACCAGCAAGGACATCATCGAGGCCTCCGCGCTGGCCTGGCTGGATGTGGCCAACCGCCTGCTGCGCCAGCGTCAGGCCGCCGCCCACAGCAGCACCGACGTTGCCACCCCTGCCACCGCCTGA